In Nostoc sp. CENA543, a single genomic region encodes these proteins:
- the hemB gene encoding porphobilinogen synthase, whose translation MTVQDSPLKNDILVHRPRRLRRTAALRRMVQETTLSVNDLIYPVFVMEGEGQRVEVSSMPGCYRYTLDLLLQEVKEAFDLGINAIALFPVISESLKDDTGTESYNPDGLVQRTVKAIKQAVPEIVVITDVALDPFTTHGHDGLVDEQGIILNDPTVEVLVKMAVSQAEAGADFVAPSDMMDGRVGAIRQALDAAGYIHVGILAYSAKYASAYYGPFRDALDSAPKFGDKKTYQMDAANAREAIKEVNLDIVEGADIVMVKPALAYLDIIHQIRNTTQLPVAAYNVSGEYAMIKAAAQMGWIDEKRIILETLTSIKRAGADLILTYFAKEVALMLAYGVK comes from the coding sequence ATGACAGTGCAAGATTCGCCTCTAAAAAACGATATCCTCGTGCATCGTCCTCGCCGTTTGCGTCGCACGGCGGCTTTGCGGCGGATGGTGCAGGAGACAACGCTTTCAGTGAATGATTTGATTTATCCTGTGTTTGTGATGGAGGGTGAAGGACAAAGAGTCGAAGTATCCTCTATGCCAGGATGTTATCGCTACACTTTAGATTTGTTATTGCAGGAAGTTAAAGAGGCGTTTGATTTAGGAATTAATGCGATCGCACTTTTTCCGGTAATATCAGAATCACTCAAAGACGACACCGGTACAGAAAGCTATAATCCCGATGGGTTAGTACAGCGCACTGTCAAAGCTATTAAGCAGGCAGTTCCAGAGATTGTAGTGATTACAGATGTGGCTCTTGATCCCTTTACAACTCACGGTCATGATGGGTTAGTCGATGAGCAAGGGATTATTTTGAATGATCCCACGGTGGAAGTATTAGTGAAAATGGCAGTGTCACAGGCTGAAGCTGGGGCTGATTTTGTCGCACCTTCTGACATGATGGATGGTAGAGTGGGGGCAATTCGTCAAGCTTTAGATGCAGCTGGATATATTCACGTTGGGATTTTGGCTTATTCAGCCAAATACGCCTCTGCTTATTATGGGCCTTTCCGCGATGCTTTAGATTCTGCGCCGAAGTTTGGGGATAAAAAAACCTATCAAATGGATGCAGCTAATGCTAGAGAAGCTATAAAAGAAGTCAATTTAGATATTGTTGAGGGTGCAGATATTGTCATGGTCAAACCTGCCCTAGCCTATCTTGATATTATTCATCAAATCCGCAACACTACACAATTACCCGTTGCTGCCTATAACGTCAGTGGGGAATATGCGATGATTAAGGCGGCTGCACAGATGGGCTGGATTGATGAGAAAAGGATTATTTTAGAAACTTTAACCAGCATCAAACGCGCTGGTGCTGATTTAATCTTGACTTATTTTGCTAAAGAAGTGGCTCTGATGCTGGCGTATGGCGTGAAGTAA
- a CDS encoding pentapeptide repeat-containing protein — translation MATPIVKKNNTNQSNGTKNTAKTNSLVTRRLAAWAVEMTLLLASGLVPFGLGVYANSRSDLNRVPLNPVLVVTERAIARPLALPASYGIRNVAWPTNILWSIALIAPTVLSWWQLYLLAKTGSTLPKRWFGVRVVNEEGTPPGLAAVFVREGIGRLTVPMSIAYILWRYSFAFPNLGLFTSLAVLMILGEGLALPSRRGRKALHDWLAGTYVIDAHRPTVVADAATSGRSLPAAGSSTNVPEGSEASATAAMAITPDNSNLVSLWRRMQQNPNLTLFGVALTSMTAVLATLIGTQVYLQSQQSHRESQKINSQQFLALVKRLSPDSGATISERQSLILAMGSLNDQQSIQFLTDMMVNETNPILIDTIQQALTSIGIPTITELHNKNQFLAGELQSVNSASPEREIRQKRLQVNQQTINKILSVYSGKAQNLDLSRVQLGQSGTPGNSFFSLVLDNTDLSGINFKSANLNQANFKGSRFRSPGEDGRLDTYDDVVSDLTQAQMKQANFTDANLSRVLMTGSDLSRATLNRANLANARLVGANLSSSQLVGADLRGAVLENASLTGADLGDAKFKDANLYGARLGRVIAIGTQLSFANLTKTDWQASDLSGADLERANLTNANLRATRLTGAILRSAQLENANLQNADLSLVDLRGANVAGADFKGTILTPNRQDPSDQFVQTPDVGSVSAVVKGVDFSQAKNLDARQIAYICTQGGLHPRCP, via the coding sequence ATGGCTACTCCAATTGTTAAAAAAAATAATACTAATCAATCTAACGGTACTAAAAATACAGCTAAAACCAATTCTCTAGTCACAAGACGCTTGGCTGCTTGGGCAGTGGAAATGACGTTGTTACTGGCTAGTGGACTAGTTCCCTTTGGTTTGGGTGTATACGCTAACTCTCGTAGTGATCTCAATCGAGTACCACTTAACCCTGTACTAGTAGTAACAGAAAGAGCGATCGCTCGTCCTCTGGCTTTACCTGCTAGCTACGGTATTCGCAATGTAGCATGGCCCACTAATATTCTCTGGTCAATTGCTTTAATTGCCCCTACAGTTCTTTCTTGGTGGCAATTATATTTACTCGCCAAAACTGGCAGCACTTTACCTAAGCGTTGGTTTGGTGTGCGAGTCGTCAATGAAGAAGGAACACCCCCAGGTTTAGCGGCTGTATTTGTGCGTGAAGGGATCGGCCGCTTAACTGTACCCATGTCCATCGCCTACATTCTCTGGCGTTATAGCTTTGCTTTCCCCAACTTAGGATTATTCACATCCCTAGCAGTATTAATGATATTGGGTGAAGGTCTAGCTTTACCCTCACGCCGAGGACGCAAAGCCCTACACGACTGGTTAGCAGGTACTTATGTCATAGATGCTCATCGTCCCACAGTAGTAGCAGATGCGGCTACTAGTGGACGGAGTTTACCTGCTGCTGGTAGTTCCACCAATGTACCAGAGGGCAGTGAAGCATCAGCGACAGCCGCAATGGCCATTACTCCAGACAACAGCAATTTAGTCTCGTTGTGGCGACGGATGCAACAAAACCCCAACTTAACTTTGTTTGGGGTAGCCTTGACCAGTATGACGGCGGTATTAGCGACTTTAATCGGTACACAAGTTTATCTGCAAAGTCAGCAAAGCCATCGGGAGTCACAAAAAATCAATAGTCAACAGTTTTTGGCACTGGTGAAACGACTAAGTCCCGATTCTGGGGCGACAATTTCAGAACGCCAAAGCTTAATTTTGGCTATGGGTAGTCTCAATGACCAGCAATCTATCCAGTTCTTGACAGATATGATGGTCAATGAAACTAACCCCATCTTGATAGATACAATTCAACAAGCACTTACCAGTATTGGTATCCCCACCATTACTGAACTACACAACAAAAATCAGTTTTTAGCGGGTGAATTACAGTCTGTCAACAGCGCGTCTCCAGAACGAGAAATCAGGCAAAAACGGTTACAAGTTAACCAACAAACTATTAATAAAATTCTCAGTGTTTATAGTGGTAAAGCCCAAAATCTGGATCTCAGCCGCGTTCAATTAGGGCAAAGTGGTACTCCTGGTAATTCATTCTTTAGCTTAGTTCTGGATAATACTGACCTATCAGGCATCAATTTTAAATCTGCCAATCTCAACCAAGCTAATTTTAAAGGTAGCCGTTTCCGCAGTCCTGGTGAAGATGGTCGTTTAGACACTTATGATGATGTCGTATCTGATTTAACTCAGGCTCAGATGAAACAGGCTAATTTCACTGATGCTAATCTCAGCCGTGTCCTGATGACTGGTAGTGATTTAAGTCGTGCTACCCTTAACCGCGCCAATTTAGCCAATGCCCGTCTAGTTGGTGCTAACCTCAGCAGTAGTCAGTTAGTCGGGGCTGATTTACGCGGTGCAGTCCTAGAAAATGCCAGCTTGACGGGGGCAGACTTAGGAGATGCTAAATTTAAAGATGCAAATTTGTATGGTGCGCGTCTGGGTCGTGTCATAGCCATTGGTACACAATTATCATTTGCTAATCTCACTAAAACAGATTGGCAAGCATCAGACCTATCAGGCGCAGATTTAGAAAGAGCGAACCTCACCAATGCTAACCTGAGAGCAACACGCCTGACGGGTGCGATTTTACGATCTGCTCAGTTAGAAAATGCTAACTTACAAAACGCTGACTTGAGTTTAGTTGATTTAAGAGGCGCAAACGTCGCTGGTGCTGATTTCAAAGGTACAATCCTCACACCCAACAGACAAGACCCCTCAGATCAATTCGTCCAAACCCCAGATGTTGGCTCAGTTTCGGCGGTAGTTAAAGGTGTAGACTTTTCCCAAGCCAAGAATTTAGACGCAAGACAAATTGCCTACATTTGTACCCAAGGCGGCCTTCATCCTCGGTGTCCGTAA
- a CDS encoding adenosine-specific kinase yields the protein MELQSVSLEIPQGCNLILGQTHFIKTVEDLYEIMVGISAQVQFGIAFCEASGDCLIRIASNDLSLQEIATRYAQSIGAGHSFLIVFRQAYPINFLNAIKQCPEVCTIYCATANPVQVILAETGQGRGILGIIDGFSPQGIETTEDVNARHNLLRHIGYKL from the coding sequence ATGGAACTGCAATCAGTTAGCCTAGAAATCCCTCAAGGTTGTAACCTCATCTTAGGTCAAACCCACTTTATTAAAACAGTGGAAGACTTGTATGAAATTATGGTGGGGATATCAGCACAAGTTCAATTTGGTATTGCTTTTTGTGAAGCTTCAGGAGATTGTTTAATTAGAATCGCTAGCAATGATCTATCCTTACAAGAAATAGCCACTAGATATGCTCAATCTATAGGTGCAGGTCACAGTTTTCTGATTGTTTTTAGACAAGCTTATCCTATTAATTTCCTCAATGCTATTAAGCAATGTCCAGAGGTTTGTACAATTTACTGTGCTACAGCTAATCCTGTACAGGTAATTTTAGCTGAAACTGGCCAGGGTAGGGGTATTTTGGGGATAATTGACGGCTTTTCACCCCAAGGTATAGAAACAACTGAGGATGTGAACGCAAGACATAATTTACTCCGCCACATCGGTTATAAGTTATAA